The following coding sequences lie in one Streptomyces xiamenensis genomic window:
- a CDS encoding SDR family NAD(P)-dependent oxidoreductase, with amino-acid sequence MTTALVTGATAGIGAAFARRLARDGHNLVLVARDAQRLRSTAAELHDLHGIEAAVLVADLAEDEGIEAVEERLGDRRHPVDLLVNNAGFGLKGVYPEVPMADELRMLKVHCEAVLRLTTAAVTTMRLRRRGGVVNVASVAAFVPRGTYGASKAWVVQFTQGAARDMAGSGVRLMALCPGFVRTEFHQRARMGTKAIPEWMWLDADKVVDAGLRDLARGRTVSIPDPRYKALMGAAKLVPRGALGGITGRAGRKYGPRREGPDTPGA; translated from the coding sequence ATGACAACTGCATTGGTGACGGGAGCCACCGCCGGGATCGGGGCCGCCTTCGCACGGCGACTGGCGCGCGACGGCCACAATCTGGTGCTGGTGGCACGGGACGCGCAACGGCTGCGGAGCACGGCGGCGGAGCTGCACGATCTGCACGGGATCGAGGCGGCCGTGCTGGTCGCCGACCTGGCCGAGGACGAGGGGATCGAGGCGGTCGAGGAACGGCTGGGCGACCGCCGCCACCCTGTGGACCTGCTGGTCAACAACGCCGGCTTCGGCCTCAAGGGGGTCTATCCGGAGGTCCCCATGGCGGACGAGCTGCGGATGCTGAAGGTGCACTGCGAGGCGGTGCTGCGGCTGACGACGGCGGCCGTCACCACCATGCGGCTGCGGCGGCGCGGCGGGGTGGTGAACGTGGCGTCGGTGGCGGCGTTCGTGCCGCGCGGCACGTACGGGGCGTCCAAGGCGTGGGTCGTCCAGTTCACCCAGGGCGCGGCCCGGGACATGGCGGGCAGCGGGGTGCGGCTGATGGCGCTGTGCCCGGGGTTCGTGCGCACCGAGTTCCACCAGCGGGCGCGGATGGGCACGAAGGCCATTCCGGAGTGGATGTGGCTGGACGCCGACAAGGTGGTGGACGCGGGGCTGCGGGACCTGGCCCGGGGTCGCACGGTCTCGATCCCCGATCCCCGCTACAAGGCCCTGATGGGCGCGGCCAAGCTGGTGCCGCGCGGGGCGCTGGGCGGGATCACGGGCCGGGCGGGGCGGAAGTACGGGCCGCGGCGGGAGGGCCCGGATACCCCCGGGGCGTAG
- a CDS encoding WhiB family transcriptional regulator, with protein MADFSRLPGPNADLWDWQLLAACRGVDSSLFFHPEGERGAARSARETQAKEVCMRCPVRSECAAHALAVREPYGVWGGLTEDEREELMGRARRGLVDASTPTRRD; from the coding sequence ATGGCAGATTTCTCCCGCCTCCCGGGCCCGAACGCCGACCTGTGGGACTGGCAGCTGCTCGCCGCCTGCCGGGGCGTGGACAGTTCCCTCTTCTTCCACCCCGAGGGCGAGCGCGGTGCCGCCCGCAGCGCCCGCGAGACGCAGGCCAAGGAGGTGTGCATGCGCTGCCCGGTGCGCTCGGAGTGCGCCGCGCACGCGCTGGCCGTCCGCGAGCCGTACGGCGTGTGGGGCGGACTGACCGAGGACGAGCGCGAGGAGCTGATGGGGCGGGCCCGCAGAGGTCTCGTCGACGCGAGCACGCCAACCCGCCGGGACTGA
- a CDS encoding response regulator transcription factor has translation MTSVLVCDDSPLAREALRRAVATVPGVERVTTAANGEEVLRRWGADRSDLILMDVRMPGLGGVETVRRLLSADPGARIIMLTVAEDLDGVALAVAAGARGYLHKDASRAELRATVTQALADPTWRLAPRRLRSSDMGAAPTLTAREIQVLEGMSHGRSNAEIGRELFLSEDTVKTHARRLFKKLGASDRAHAVALGFRWGLVR, from the coding sequence ATGACGTCCGTTCTTGTCTGCGACGACTCCCCGCTCGCCCGGGAAGCCCTGCGCCGCGCGGTCGCCACCGTGCCCGGCGTGGAGCGGGTCACCACGGCGGCCAACGGCGAGGAAGTCCTCCGCCGCTGGGGTGCCGACCGCTCCGATCTCATCCTGATGGATGTCCGGATGCCCGGACTCGGGGGGGTGGAGACCGTACGGCGGCTGCTGTCGGCCGACCCGGGCGCCCGCATCATCATGCTCACCGTGGCCGAGGACCTCGACGGCGTGGCCCTCGCCGTCGCCGCCGGAGCCCGCGGCTATCTGCACAAGGACGCCTCGCGCGCCGAACTGCGGGCCACCGTCACCCAGGCGCTGGCCGACCCGACCTGGCGGCTGGCCCCGCGCCGGCTGCGCTCCTCCGACATGGGAGCCGCCCCCACCCTTACCGCCCGGGAGATCCAGGTGCTGGAGGGAATGAGCCACGGACGGTCCAACGCCGAGATCGGGCGTGAGCTTTTTCTCTCCGAGGACACGGTCAAAACCCACGCCCGCCGACTGTTCAAAAAGCTCGGCGCTTCCGACCGCGCACATGCTGTGGCCTTGGGTTTCCGCTGGGGCCTGGTCCGCTGA
- the shbA gene encoding RNA polymerase sigma factor ShbA, whose protein sequence is MRDDETTAIGALVHRAAEGDAQATHDLLAHVHPLAVRYCRTRLARLPGEARHFVDDLAQEVCLAVLYALPRYRDTGRPFDAFVVAIAQHKVADLQRAAMRGPGSTVLPSDEMPERADDSLGPEERALLSSDAEWARKLLANLPDHLRELVLLRVAIGLTAEETGQKLGMSPGAVRVAQHRALSRLRALAGR, encoded by the coding sequence ATGCGCGATGACGAGACCACGGCGATCGGCGCCCTCGTCCATCGGGCCGCCGAGGGCGATGCCCAGGCGACTCATGACCTGCTGGCCCATGTGCACCCACTCGCGGTGCGCTACTGCCGCACCCGGCTGGCCCGGCTGCCCGGCGAGGCCAGACACTTCGTCGACGATCTGGCACAGGAAGTGTGCCTGGCGGTGCTCTACGCACTGCCCCGCTACCGCGACACCGGACGGCCCTTCGACGCCTTCGTGGTGGCCATCGCCCAGCACAAGGTCGCCGACCTCCAGCGGGCGGCGATGCGCGGGCCCGGATCCACCGTCCTGCCCTCCGACGAGATGCCCGAACGGGCGGACGACTCGCTGGGGCCCGAGGAGCGGGCGCTGCTGAGCAGCGACGCCGAGTGGGCCAGAAAGCTGCTGGCGAACCTCCCCGATCATCTGCGCGAGCTGGTGCTGCTGCGGGTCGCGATCGGACTGACCGCCGAGGAGACCGGGCAGAAGCTGGGCATGTCACCCGGCGCCGTACGGGTGGCACAGCACCGTGCGCTCAGCCGGCTGCGGGCGCTCGCGGGGCGGTGA
- the guaB gene encoding IMP dehydrogenase — MSDHTEGIPDKFAALGLTFDDVLLLPGAADMAPGDIDTSSLISRNVRVNVPLLSAAMDKVTEARMAIAMARQGGAGVLHRNLSIEEQAAQVDRVKRSESGMVTDPITIRPDASLREADELCGRFRISGVPVTDGAGKLLGIVTNRDMAFESDRSRQVREVMTPMPLVTGQVGISGEQAMELLRRHKIEKLPLVDADGRLGGLITVKDFVKAEKYPNAAKDAEGRLIVGAAVGVAGDAYERAQALIEAGVDFVVVDTAHGHSRLVPEMAAKIKSNYDRVDVVAGNVATRDGAQALVDAGVDGIKVGVGPGSICTTRVVAGIGVPQVTAIYEAALAAREAGIPVIGDGGLQYSGDIAKALVAGADTVMLGSLLAGCEESPGELQFINGKQFKSYRGMGSLGAMQTRGEKRSYSKDRYFQESVGDDDKLIPEGIEGQVPYRGPLASVVHQLVGGLHQSMYYLGGRTVPDIKERGRFVRITAAGLKESHPHDIQMTTEAPNYSRR, encoded by the coding sequence ATGAGTGATCACACCGAGGGAATCCCGGACAAGTTCGCCGCGCTCGGCCTGACCTTCGACGATGTGCTGCTGCTGCCGGGCGCCGCCGACATGGCCCCCGGCGACATCGACACCTCGTCGCTGATCTCGCGCAACGTACGGGTGAACGTCCCGCTGCTGTCGGCGGCCATGGACAAGGTCACCGAGGCGCGGATGGCCATCGCCATGGCGCGGCAGGGCGGGGCCGGCGTGCTGCACCGCAACCTGTCCATCGAGGAGCAGGCCGCCCAGGTGGACCGGGTGAAGCGCTCCGAGTCGGGCATGGTCACCGACCCGATCACCATCCGTCCCGACGCGTCGCTGCGCGAGGCCGACGAGCTGTGCGGCCGGTTCCGGATCAGCGGTGTGCCGGTCACGGACGGCGCCGGGAAGCTGCTGGGCATCGTCACCAACCGCGACATGGCGTTCGAGTCGGACCGCAGCCGGCAGGTGCGCGAGGTCATGACGCCGATGCCGCTGGTCACCGGCCAGGTCGGGATCTCCGGCGAGCAGGCCATGGAGCTGCTGCGCCGGCACAAGATCGAGAAGCTGCCGCTGGTGGACGCGGACGGCCGCCTCGGCGGGCTGATCACCGTCAAGGACTTCGTGAAGGCCGAGAAGTACCCGAACGCCGCCAAGGACGCCGAGGGCCGCCTCATCGTCGGCGCGGCCGTCGGAGTCGCCGGGGACGCGTACGAGCGGGCCCAGGCGCTGATCGAGGCCGGCGTGGACTTCGTGGTCGTGGACACGGCGCACGGGCACTCCCGGCTGGTCCCCGAGATGGCCGCCAAGATCAAGTCGAACTACGACCGGGTCGACGTGGTGGCCGGCAACGTGGCCACCCGGGACGGCGCGCAGGCGCTCGTGGACGCCGGGGTCGACGGCATCAAGGTCGGCGTCGGACCCGGCTCGATCTGCACCACCCGCGTGGTGGCCGGCATCGGCGTGCCGCAGGTGACGGCGATCTACGAGGCCGCGCTGGCGGCGCGCGAGGCCGGCATCCCGGTGATCGGCGACGGTGGCCTCCAGTACAGCGGCGACATCGCCAAGGCGCTGGTGGCCGGCGCGGACACGGTGATGCTCGGCAGTCTGCTGGCGGGCTGCGAGGAGTCGCCGGGCGAGCTCCAGTTCATCAACGGCAAGCAGTTCAAGTCGTACCGGGGCATGGGTTCGCTGGGCGCGATGCAGACGCGCGGCGAGAAGCGCTCGTACTCCAAGGACCGGTACTTCCAGGAGTCGGTCGGCGACGACGACAAGCTGATCCCCGAGGGCATCGAGGGCCAGGTGCCCTACCGCGGTCCGCTGGCCTCCGTGGTGCACCAGCTGGTGGGCGGGCTGCACCAGTCGATGTACTACCTGGGCGGCCGTACCGTCCCGGACATCAAGGAGCGCGGCCGGTTCGTCCGGATCACCGCGGCCGGGCTCAAGGAGAGCCACCCGCACGACATCCAGATGACGACCGAGGCCCCGAACTACTCGCGGCGCTGA
- a CDS encoding GuaB3 family IMP dehydrogenase-related protein → MTEIEIGRGKRGRRAYAFDDIAVVPSRRTRDPKEVSIAWQIDAYRFELPFLAAPMDSVVSPATAIRIGEMGGLGVLNLEGLWTRYEDPEPLLAEIAELSEDGANKRLQEIYEAPIREELIGQRIKEVRDAGVVTAAALSPQRTAQFSKAVVDAGVDLFVIRGTTVSAEHVSGAAEPLNLKQFIYELDVPVIVGGCATYTAALHLMRTGAAGVLVGFGGGAAHTTRNVLGIQVPMATAVADVAAARRDYMDESGGRYVHVIADGGVGWSGDLPKAIACGADAVMMGSPLARATDAPGRGNHWGMEAVHEDVPRGKKVRLGTVGSTAEILTGPSHIPDGSMNFFGALRRAMATTGYSELKEFQRVEVTVADSR, encoded by the coding sequence GTGACGGAGATCGAGATCGGGCGCGGCAAGCGCGGGCGGCGGGCGTACGCGTTCGACGACATCGCGGTGGTGCCCAGCCGGCGTACCCGGGACCCCAAGGAGGTCTCGATCGCCTGGCAGATCGATGCCTACCGCTTCGAACTGCCCTTCCTGGCCGCGCCGATGGACTCCGTCGTCTCGCCGGCCACCGCCATCCGCATCGGTGAGATGGGCGGTCTCGGGGTGCTCAACCTCGAAGGTCTGTGGACCCGTTACGAGGACCCCGAGCCGCTGCTCGCGGAGATCGCCGAGCTCTCCGAGGACGGCGCCAACAAGCGGCTTCAGGAGATCTACGAGGCGCCGATCCGCGAGGAGCTGATCGGGCAGCGCATCAAGGAGGTCCGGGACGCGGGGGTCGTCACGGCCGCCGCGCTCTCGCCGCAGCGCACCGCGCAGTTCTCCAAGGCGGTCGTGGACGCGGGCGTGGACCTGTTCGTGATCCGCGGTACGACGGTCTCGGCCGAGCATGTGTCGGGGGCGGCGGAGCCGCTGAACCTCAAGCAGTTCATCTACGAGCTGGACGTGCCGGTGATCGTCGGCGGCTGCGCCACCTACACGGCGGCGCTGCACCTGATGCGGACCGGGGCCGCCGGTGTGCTGGTCGGCTTCGGCGGCGGCGCGGCGCACACCACGCGCAACGTGCTGGGCATCCAGGTGCCGATGGCGACGGCCGTGGCCGATGTGGCGGCGGCGCGGCGCGACTACATGGACGAGTCGGGCGGCCGGTACGTGCATGTGATCGCGGACGGCGGCGTCGGCTGGTCCGGCGACCTGCCGAAGGCGATCGCGTGCGGCGCCGACGCGGTGATGATGGGCTCCCCGCTGGCGCGGGCCACCGACGCGCCGGGGCGCGGGAACCACTGGGGCATGGAGGCGGTGCACGAGGACGTGCCGCGCGGCAAGAAGGTGCGGCTGGGCACGGTGGGCAGCACCGCCGAGATCCTCACCGGCCCGTCCCACATCCCCGACGGCTCGATGAACTTCTTCGGCGCGCTGCGGCGGGCGATGGCGACGACCGGGTACTCCGAGCTCAAGGAGTTCCAGCGCGTGGAGGTCACGGTCGCCGACTCGCGTTAA
- a CDS encoding Uma2 family endonuclease encodes MIAERAIDSADDSVTEPVKKPRMDPVDLLDLVGEVTSSNHETDTGPKYRTYAAAGVPVHVLIHRDEKKAFACSDPKPGDASAKARYATKVEVDLGRSLPLPEPYPALDTSVFLAG; translated from the coding sequence ATGATCGCCGAACGCGCCATCGATTCTGCCGATGATTCTGTGACCGAGCCCGTGAAGAAGCCACGAATGGACCCCGTCGATCTGCTGGATCTGGTCGGGGAGGTCACGTCCAGCAACCATGAGACCGACACCGGCCCCAAGTACCGCACGTACGCCGCGGCGGGTGTTCCTGTGCATGTGCTGATTCACCGGGACGAGAAGAAGGCGTTCGCCTGCTCGGACCCGAAGCCGGGGGACGCATCGGCCAAGGCACGTTATGCCACCAAGGTCGAGGTGGATCTGGGGCGTTCGCTCCCGCTGCCCGAGCCCTATCCGGCGCTGGACACCTCGGTCTTTCTCGCCGGGTAG
- a CDS encoding alkaline phosphatase PhoX, producing the protein MPLSRRDFVQHSAVTGAGVALAGSVGVLTTAPGAIAAPGRQGLGYGPLIPDPDGILALPEGFSYRIITHAGRTTLDSGEPTPSNHDATGAFEGPRRSDLLVVNHELKGPRAEWEHPVPLTEGLVYDPAAAGGCTVVEISHGGEYVAEWVAIAGTSTNCAGGTTPWGTWLTCEENSDRAGENGMTRDHGYVFEVDPYDRTACRDPRPVKALGRFDHEAVVVDPKQGYFYLTEDDKNPNGLFYRWVPPHGFRPGRGTLRTLAEEAGTLQAARCFDSGGRYVDDLSRATVTGTVYGVDWATVPDRDAREAPLREQFRAGAVTRGQKLEGMWWGDGGAYFVCSYARDGQSPGAPHDGQVWFYNPRRRTMTLKVILGAEDTFDGPDNITVSPYGGLIIAEDGDGLQHLFGATDGGRTYELARNELNIGTVEAPEYSEFTGPVFSTDRRTLYASIQEPGILLAITGPWRHQPRA; encoded by the coding sequence ATGCCCCTCAGCCGCAGAGACTTCGTCCAGCACTCCGCCGTCACCGGCGCCGGCGTCGCCCTCGCCGGCAGCGTCGGCGTCCTGACCACCGCGCCCGGCGCGATCGCCGCCCCCGGCCGCCAGGGCCTGGGCTACGGCCCGCTGATCCCCGACCCGGACGGCATCCTCGCCCTCCCCGAGGGCTTCTCCTACCGGATCATCACCCACGCCGGCCGCACCACCCTGGACTCCGGCGAACCCACCCCCTCGAACCACGACGCCACCGGCGCCTTCGAGGGCCCGCGCCGCAGCGACCTGCTCGTCGTCAACCACGAACTCAAGGGCCCGCGCGCCGAGTGGGAACACCCCGTGCCGCTCACCGAGGGCCTGGTGTACGACCCGGCCGCCGCCGGCGGCTGCACGGTCGTCGAGATCAGCCACGGCGGCGAGTACGTCGCCGAATGGGTCGCCATCGCCGGTACCTCCACCAACTGCGCCGGCGGCACCACCCCCTGGGGAACCTGGCTGACCTGCGAGGAGAACTCCGACCGCGCCGGCGAGAACGGCATGACCCGGGACCACGGCTACGTCTTCGAGGTCGACCCGTACGACCGCACCGCCTGCCGCGACCCGCGCCCCGTCAAGGCCCTGGGCCGCTTCGACCACGAGGCCGTCGTCGTCGACCCCAAACAGGGCTACTTCTACCTCACCGAGGACGACAAGAACCCCAACGGCCTGTTCTACCGCTGGGTCCCGCCGCACGGCTTCCGCCCCGGCCGCGGCACCCTGCGCACCCTCGCCGAAGAGGCCGGCACGCTCCAGGCCGCCCGCTGCTTCGACTCGGGCGGCCGGTACGTGGACGACCTGTCCCGCGCGACCGTGACCGGCACCGTGTACGGCGTCGACTGGGCGACGGTCCCCGACCGCGACGCCCGCGAGGCGCCCCTCCGCGAGCAGTTCCGGGCGGGGGCGGTCACCCGGGGCCAGAAGCTCGAAGGCATGTGGTGGGGCGACGGCGGTGCCTACTTCGTGTGCTCCTACGCCCGCGACGGCCAGAGCCCCGGCGCCCCGCACGACGGACAGGTGTGGTTCTACAACCCCCGGCGCCGCACCATGACCCTCAAGGTGATCCTGGGCGCCGAGGACACCTTCGACGGCCCGGACAACATCACCGTCTCCCCCTACGGCGGCCTGATCATCGCCGAGGACGGCGACGGCCTCCAGCATCTCTTCGGCGCCACCGACGGCGGCCGCACCTACGAACTGGCCCGCAACGAACTCAACATCGGCACGGTCGAGGCGCCCGAGTACAGCGAGTTCACCGGCCCGGTCTTCTCCACGGACCGCCGGACGCTGTACGCCAGCATCCAGGAGCCCGGCATCCTGCTGGCCATCACCGGCCCCTGGCGCCACCAGCCCCGCGCATGA
- a CDS encoding nucleotide sugar dehydrogenase, with translation MPADLAVLGLGHLGLPAAQAASAIGVGTVGYTDDQHTTTELNAGRPPADSTLAAADLRRMLAAGFQATSDPTVLARVRTALICAPTPPAADRRSLDLTGVLDAARTLAPRLRPRTLVVLESTVPPGTTEDLLAPALEAGSGLRAGRDFHLAHAPGRLDPGNRSHDYSGTPRVIGGLTPACTEAAAAFYGRLTDKVVRAKGVKEAETVKVLETNYRHVNIALVNEMAVLCHELGVDLWDVVRCAETKPFGFRSFRPGPGVGGHTPPIDVAPGRLRMVELAQEVNARMPGYVTQRAATLLNEYGKSVRGARLLLLGVTYKPDLPDQQGAPAREIARNLTELGGRLSFHDPYVTQWRVGGQPVPRADSLYEAAAGADLTLLLQHHSVYDLQGLAAKAQLLLDTRGATPAGAAYRL, from the coding sequence ATGCCCGCAGACCTCGCCGTCCTGGGACTGGGCCATCTGGGTCTGCCCGCCGCCCAGGCCGCCTCCGCCATCGGCGTCGGCACCGTCGGCTACACCGATGACCAGCACACCACCACCGAACTCAACGCGGGCCGCCCGCCGGCCGACAGCACCCTCGCCGCCGCCGACCTGCGCCGCATGCTCGCCGCCGGGTTCCAGGCCACGAGCGACCCCACCGTCCTCGCCCGGGTCCGCACCGCGCTGATCTGCGCCCCCACCCCGCCCGCCGCCGACCGCCGCAGCCTCGACCTCACCGGCGTCCTCGACGCCGCCCGCACCCTCGCCCCCCGGCTGCGCCCGCGCACCCTCGTCGTCCTGGAATCCACCGTGCCGCCCGGCACCACCGAGGACCTCCTCGCCCCCGCGCTCGAAGCGGGATCAGGACTGCGCGCCGGCCGCGACTTCCACCTCGCCCACGCCCCCGGGCGCCTGGACCCCGGCAACCGCAGCCACGACTACTCCGGCACCCCCCGCGTCATCGGCGGCCTCACCCCCGCCTGCACCGAGGCCGCCGCCGCCTTCTACGGACGGCTCACCGACAAGGTGGTCCGCGCCAAGGGCGTCAAGGAGGCCGAAACCGTCAAGGTCCTGGAAACCAACTACCGGCACGTCAACATCGCCCTGGTCAACGAGATGGCCGTGCTCTGCCACGAACTCGGCGTCGACCTGTGGGACGTCGTGCGCTGCGCCGAGACCAAACCCTTCGGCTTCCGCTCCTTCCGGCCCGGCCCCGGCGTCGGCGGCCACACCCCACCCATCGACGTCGCCCCGGGACGGCTGCGGATGGTCGAACTCGCGCAGGAGGTCAACGCCCGCATGCCGGGCTACGTCACCCAGCGCGCCGCCACCCTCCTCAACGAGTACGGCAAGTCCGTACGCGGCGCCCGCCTGCTGCTCCTGGGCGTCACCTACAAGCCCGACCTCCCCGACCAGCAGGGCGCCCCCGCCCGCGAGATCGCCCGGAATCTCACCGAACTCGGCGGCCGGCTCAGCTTCCACGACCCGTACGTCACCCAGTGGCGGGTCGGCGGACAGCCCGTCCCGCGCGCCGACTCCCTCTACGAGGCCGCCGCCGGCGCCGATCTGACCCTGCTGCTCCAGCACCACTCCGTCTACGACCTCCAGGGCCTGGCCGCCAAGGCCCAGCTGCTGCTCGACACCCGCGGCGCCACCCCGGCGGGAGCGGCATACCGGCTGTGA
- a CDS encoding glycerol-3-phosphate dehydrogenase/oxidase, giving the protein MKTATLGPGQRAEALARMAERELDILVVGGGVVGAGTALDAVTRGLATGIVEARDWASGTSSRSSKLIHGGLRYLEMLDFALVREALKERGLLLGRIAPHLVKPVPFLYPLQHRGWERLYAGSGVALYDTMALSSGHARGLPHHRHLTRRHALRVAPCLRKDALVGALQYYDAQMDDARYVATLVRTAASYGALAANRTRVTEFLREGERVVGVKVLDLEGDEAYEVRAKQVVNATGVWTDDTQGMIAERGQFHVTASKGVHLVVPKDRIQSSTGLILRTEKSVLFVIPWGRHWIVGTTDTPWDLDKAHPAASSADIDYVLEHVNSVLAVPLTRDDVQGVYAGLRPLLAGESDATSQLSREHTVAHPVPGLVVVAGGKYTTYRVMAKDAVDAAVHGLDQRVAACCTEQVQLTGAEGYHALWNSRARIAARTGLHHTRVEHLLNRYGSMTEEILELIDADPSLGEPLPAADDYLKAEIVYACSHEQARHLEDVLTRRTRISIETFDRGTRSARECAELMAGVLGWDQQQIGREVEHYEKRVEAERESQLQPDDQTADAARLGAPDTVPL; this is encoded by the coding sequence GTGAAGACAGCGACCCTGGGGCCCGGCCAGCGGGCCGAGGCACTCGCCCGGATGGCGGAACGCGAACTGGACATCCTGGTGGTGGGTGGCGGCGTGGTCGGCGCCGGCACCGCCCTGGACGCCGTGACCCGCGGGCTCGCCACCGGCATCGTCGAGGCCAGGGACTGGGCGTCCGGCACCTCCTCCCGCTCCAGCAAGCTCATCCACGGCGGCCTGCGCTACCTGGAGATGCTGGACTTCGCGCTGGTGCGCGAGGCACTCAAGGAACGCGGGCTGCTGCTCGGCCGGATCGCCCCGCACCTGGTGAAGCCGGTGCCGTTCCTGTACCCGCTGCAGCACCGCGGCTGGGAGCGGCTGTACGCCGGCAGCGGCGTCGCCCTGTACGACACCATGGCCCTGTCCTCGGGTCACGCCCGCGGCCTGCCGCACCACCGGCACCTCACCCGGCGGCACGCGCTGCGGGTGGCGCCCTGCCTCAGGAAGGACGCCCTCGTCGGGGCCCTCCAGTACTACGACGCCCAGATGGACGACGCGCGGTACGTCGCCACCTTGGTCCGTACCGCCGCCTCGTACGGGGCGCTGGCCGCCAACCGGACGCGGGTGACCGAGTTCCTGCGCGAGGGCGAACGCGTGGTCGGCGTGAAGGTGCTCGACCTGGAGGGCGACGAGGCGTACGAGGTGCGCGCCAAACAGGTCGTCAACGCCACCGGGGTGTGGACCGACGACACCCAGGGGATGATCGCCGAACGCGGACAGTTCCACGTCACCGCCTCCAAGGGCGTCCATCTGGTGGTGCCCAAGGACCGCATCCAGTCCTCCACTGGGCTGATCCTGCGCACCGAGAAGAGCGTGCTGTTCGTCATCCCGTGGGGACGCCACTGGATCGTGGGCACCACGGACACCCCCTGGGACCTGGACAAGGCACACCCGGCGGCCTCCAGCGCCGACATCGACTACGTGCTCGAACACGTCAACTCGGTGCTGGCGGTACCGCTGACGAGGGACGACGTCCAGGGCGTGTACGCCGGGCTGCGGCCCCTGCTGGCGGGCGAGTCGGACGCCACCAGCCAGCTGTCGCGCGAACACACCGTGGCCCACCCCGTACCGGGCCTGGTGGTCGTGGCGGGCGGCAAGTACACGACGTACCGGGTGATGGCCAAGGACGCCGTGGACGCGGCCGTGCACGGTCTCGACCAGCGGGTCGCCGCCTGCTGCACCGAGCAGGTCCAGCTCACCGGCGCCGAGGGCTACCACGCGCTGTGGAACTCCCGGGCCAGGATCGCGGCGCGCACCGGGCTGCACCACACCCGGGTGGAGCACCTGCTCAACCGCTACGGCTCCATGACCGAGGAGATCCTGGAGCTGATCGACGCCGACCCCTCGCTCGGCGAGCCGCTGCCGGCCGCCGACGACTACCTCAAGGCCGAGATCGTCTATGCCTGTTCGCACGAGCAGGCCCGGCACCTGGAGGACGTGCTCACCCGGCGCACCCGGATCTCGATCGAGACGTTCGACCGGGGGACGCGCAGCGCGCGCGAGTGCGCCGAGCTGATGGCCGGCGTCCTGGGCTGGGACCAGCAGCAGATCGGGCGCGAGGTCGAGCACTACGAGAAGCGGGTGGAGGCGGAGCGCGAGTCGCAGCTCCAGCCCGACGACCAGACGGCGGACGCGGCCCGGCTGGGGGCGCCCGACACCGTACCGCTGTAG